Genomic DNA from Paenibacillus borealis:
TGTATCTTTGTATAAGTCCGAGGTCTCGGCGATCGTGTCGAAGATCCCGTATAAATGATCGGCGTTGCTCGCATGATAGTAGCTGCCGCCGGTGCCTTGCGCCATGTTTGTCAGGACACTCGTCGATACACTGCTGCCGAGTCCCACCGTATAAATAACGATTTGATTATCAGCGGCCTGCTTGGTCAGCGATGTATTGTAAGTGCCGTCCCCATCCGTAAGCATAATAATATACTTCAGGACATCTGTTCTGCCGCTGGCGGTGAACAAATTAAGCGCACTTGCAATTCCGCTAGTCAGGCTCGTTCCGCCGTTACTGTCAATCTTCCCTGCGGCTGTATTCAAAGCTGCCTTATCAGAGGTGAAAGCGGATAATACCTTGGCGGTGTCGTCAAAATCAACTATAGCCCCCCGGTCACTTCCTGTCAGCAGGTTGATGAACTGTCTGGTTACGCTGGTTCTCACATTGCTTCCATCATTGCTCGACATGCTGCCCGAGGAGTCGATGACGAAGACAATGTCCATCCCCGAATACTGCTCTTCTCCCTCATCATACAGGAACTTATACTGCCATACAGTATCGTATACGGTTTTGTTTAATAAAATGTACTTTGAAAAGTGTGCGGTCTCGGCCGAAACCACATTCCCCGTAACCTTCTGATTGGGCAGCTCTTCAAATAACTGCGCAGCTTCATTGAAATAGTAGATCCGCGGGACGAAGTTCGCTGTATTCAACAAGCTATCATCGAGTTCGAAGGAAATCGTCGCCTTCTCAAAGGCTCCGTTTATTGAGAAATTGTAGCCTTGATCGATATAGCCGGGGATTGTTGTATCATTAAGAATGCCGTCTTCAACAGGATTTACAGATAAACTGCCCACCTGTTCCGCGCTGACCCCTTCAACGGTAACGCTGGGAACTGCCTTGGCATCCGCATCTTCAACCGCAACCGTTCTTGAGAACTTCGCTTCGGTCACGAGCGGATTGCTTCCGATCTTCACCTCCCAGGCGTCCGACAGCCCGTCGCCATCGGTGTCCGCCTTCAGGGGGTCCGTCTGGTACGTCTGAACCTCTTCGCCGTCCGAAAGACCATCACCGTCCGTATCCGCGCTGATCAGACTCGTTTGATAGGACAATTCTTCCAGGTTGGTTAATCCGTCGTTATCGCTGTCCTCGTCCCCATCCAGAATTCCGTCCTGATTACTGTCCAGTTCCAGCGGATTCAGCTTCAATACGATAATCTCATCCCGGTCGCTTAATCCGTCTCCATCAGTATCTTTACTGGTAACCGAGAGACCATAATGTTCTTCGTAATAATCGCTAATTCCGTCACCGTCACTGTCTAGCTCCCGGTCAATCCCTAGGTTATCCAGATTATTCTCGTCGAAATTGACGATGATATACTCTTTGGCAACCTCAGAACCATCACTTAACTGCGCGCTTAGCTTCAGCAGATTATAGCCAACACCCAGCCCTATGCCTTCCACGGACCAGGCCTCACTTACAGGAATAGATCCTTGCTGCAAGACTGTTTTATTCTTATCAGAAGTCTGGTAGGTAAAGGTCTTGATGCGTGATGTCCCTCCCAGTGTTCCCGACAGCTTGTCCAGCTTCGTTCTCAGGAAGTAGTAGTCGCCGTCTGCACTGTTCTGAAGTTCTAAACCGCCCGTATCCAGCTGCACGGAGACTTCCTCCGGTTCAGGTACATCCTGCTTGAGCGCAATCTGCGTCAGCTCATAGCCCGCAGGCTCATTGAGTACATTTCCCGGATTCCCGGAAAACCCGAGTGTCAGCGTCTCCCCCGGCTGAATGTTGGCGTTGTAGCCCGCATTATGTATGACGTAATGATTACCGGTATGCCCGGTGATTTCGGCCGTCCAGAACCGTTCCAGATTCCCCTCGTAATCAAAACTCAGCTTCCAGTCCTCAATTGTGGTCTGCGATATATTCTTAATTGCGATTTCACCGTTAAAAGCGCTTCCCCAATCACTCGTCACTTTGAAGCTTGTTTCATAGTCCCCGGCCGGCACGATCTGTTCGCTGCCTTGCATATCAAACGCTGACGGCAGGACCAGTTCCCCGTCACACTTCGCCGTGAAGCCAAAATTCACGCTGCTGCCCGCAGGTATGTCTTGATTGCTCCCTGCATTCTTGATGACATAAGCACCATTCTCATAGGCCTGCACAATCCCGTTCCAGATATTAGTGATTTCATAGGGCTGGCTGAAGTCCAGCGACCAATTCTCAATCGTCCGGTCGCCCGTATTCCTGATGGTGACATCCGCGTTGAAGGCCCCCTCCCATTTGGACGAAATGGTGTAGATTACCTCATAACCCTCTCCCGTGTAGACCGTTTCTTGCTGGCCGCCCGTTGAGTCCTCTTGAGCCAGGGCAGGCTTGAGCGGAATAGAAGATAATACCAATACTAGAATTACTAATAGAGCAAAGCTTCGTTTCATAATCCTTTTCCTGAACATCGCTACCGTTCCTCCTCGTATTATTACAAATAATAGTTCGAAAAATGATGTAATGTCATGGAGTATTATGAATCTATAATATTTGCAAATAGAGGATTAGGCAACAACAATTGGAAGAAAAGTAGAAGAACGACAAAACCATAATACCCTATTCTGAATATAACCCTCCGCTTCAGCCATAATAATACAAGCCATTTCAAACGCACACATAAAGGAGCAGATGAATTTGAAAAACAAATGGCTGCTGGCGTTAACATTGGTGCTTGCACTCACCTTGACGCAGGCAGCAGGGCCCGTACAGGCACAGGCAGGCGGCAAGCAAGAAGCTGTTGTTTGCTTCAGCCCCAAGATGGTTCAGCTGAAAAGCGATATGCAGAAGGTATGGATTGACCATACCATATGGACGCGGAGCTATATTGTCAGTGCCATCTCTAATAACCCGGACCAGAAGGACGTACTCAATCGGCTGCTGAGAAACCAGCAGGACATAGGCGATGTATTCAAACCGTATTACGGAGAGGCCGCCGGCAATAAGCTTGCGGAGCTGTTGAAAGAGCATATTGGGATTGCAGGCAAGATTGTAGCAGCCGCCAAAGCGGGCAATCAGGCTGAAGTGAAGAAGCTGCAGGCCGATTGGCATAAGAATGCCGATGATATTGCAACTTTTTTAAGCGCATTGAATCCGAACTGGCCGTTTAAAGTGGTACAGGAGATGCTGTATGAGCACCTCCAGTTAGTTACAGACATTGTGCTGAACTGTCTAAATGGAGACTGGGAGGCCGATATTGCCGCAACCGACAAGAACGAGATCCATATGATTCATTTAGCGGATGTTCTGTCATCAGGCATTATCAAGCAGTTCCCGGAGAAGTTTTAGGGGATTGTAATAAAAAGCGTATGTAAGACAGCTTTTCATAATCGCCCGGGAGGGGGTTGTGGAAAGCTTTTTTAATGGGAATGAAGGTCTGGCTTTAAATAAAATCCAAAGCTTTCATACATCGGTTTAGCCATATCAGACGAATGCAGCAGGCTAAATATCCCCAAGAAGTGTATCCAGCTGGTCCCAATGCTCCGCAGTATAAATCATTTCTTCGGCAAAGCGGACAGGGACACTGCTCGACGATTCGAGCGCCGGCTTAATCCACCAAAGTGATTCAATACACCACACGTACTTGACTGCCTTCAAAAGCGAGCCCGGCGGCAGCGGCTGTACACTACGGTAGCCTTCAGCGAAAGCAGCAACCGCATCCCTGCGGAATCCGCTCCCGCCGAGCGTACCGGAAAGGACCGCCCGCCCGAGATCGAGCGCCGGAAACGAGTAGCGTGCCCGGTCGAAATCAACGATGGCTGCCAGCGCATCTCCTTCGAACAGCAGGTTGTCCGCCCACAGATCAAGGTGGGCCCAGCCCGCTGTCAGAGGTGTAAAATCATCATCTCCAAGTGAATCCGCAACCGCCTTCTGTAACTGCAACGCGCTCCGGACACGCCCGGACGAGCTGCGCGCTGCCTCCCAGCTTACCTCCCAGGTGCGCTCCATCTCCTCGCGCGACAACTGCCAGGCCGGTTCACCCGCCGGGACTGTTGCTCCGACCCCTGATGCACCTGCGGAATCCCAGACGGTATGCATATCGGCGGCAGCCCGTCCGAGTGAATGCATCGCCTGCTCACCGATCATACCGGCAGGTACCATCACGCCCGGACAGCATGTCATGACGGACATGTACCTTCCGCACGGCAGGATGTGCATGCAGCGCCCTTCCATCGTCAGCGGCTCAGGACACGGTCCTCCCGACTGATACCACAGAAGCTGCTGCTGCAGCGCATGCTCAATCTTGCTGCGAAACTCCGGATCATCCATCTTAAACCGCCCGGGGTGATAGCATTTCACGAACAGCCGTCCCTTATTCGTCCCGATAATCCACTTCTCGTTCATTAGCCCGCGATTCACACGCCCGGCAGACAGCAGCTCAACCGATAGATGCTTCTTCAGCCAGCCTGCGATCTCGCCAATTAATTGGTCCTCAGTCGTCAGCAGCATTCTAAGCCAACCCTTCTCTAATCAGA
This window encodes:
- a CDS encoding DUF3289 family protein, giving the protein MFRKRIMKRSFALLVILVLVLSSIPLKPALAQEDSTGGQQETVYTGEGYEVIYTISSKWEGAFNADVTIRNTGDRTIENWSLDFSQPYEITNIWNGIVQAYENGAYVIKNAGSNQDIPAGSSVNFGFTAKCDGELVLPSAFDMQGSEQIVPAGDYETSFKVTSDWGSAFNGEIAIKNISQTTIEDWKLSFDYEGNLERFWTAEITGHTGNHYVIHNAGYNANIQPGETLTLGFSGNPGNVLNEPAGYELTQIALKQDVPEPEEVSVQLDTGGLELQNSADGDYYFLRTKLDKLSGTLGGTSRIKTFTYQTSDKNKTVLQQGSIPVSEAWSVEGIGLGVGYNLLKLSAQLSDGSEVAKEYIIVNFDENNLDNLGIDRELDSDGDGISDYYEEHYGLSVTSKDTDGDGLSDRDEIIVLKLNPLELDSNQDGILDGDEDSDNDGLTNLEELSYQTSLISADTDGDGLSDGEEVQTYQTDPLKADTDGDGLSDAWEVKIGSNPLVTEAKFSRTVAVEDADAKAVPSVTVEGVSAEQVGSLSVNPVEDGILNDTTIPGYIDQGYNFSINGAFEKATISFELDDSLLNTANFVPRIYYFNEAAQLFEELPNQKVTGNVVSAETAHFSKYILLNKTVYDTVWQYKFLYDEGEEQYSGMDIVFVIDSSGSMSSNDGSNVRTSVTRQFINLLTGSDRGAIVDFDDTAKVLSAFTSDKAALNTAAGKIDSNGGTSLTSGIASALNLFTASGRTDVLKYIIMLTDGDGTYNTSLTKQAADNQIVIYTVGLGSSVSTSVLTNMAQGTGGSYYHASNADHLYGIFDTIAETSDLYKDTDMDGISDYHEKEMQAGRLRLGTGGAVVRVNYLDADSDGDGLKDGEEVRILKAGDKVYAYMYSNPNLTDTDGDGLYDAVDPRRLTPDVNEAIILQSDHREGVLKDAPRGDYTVSDDLTFNDYTYSELFKLGPVFSVARITPEAMIWGEMAFLFSVGRTGASDDMSSVLSDMISTFRYDNRNNEGTSVSDGDTFNTDKYIKYHNSKLDNAVISDSSTQNYVQLIRDFVVQELHNSNGDLSKLEYDPTADKEVVYDYVGGFSHSPYPVFTEKTNLALSLAIHAFHGNNITIKDFKIAGDQFSGKLVFHFYDHFGLDADDEINWPGFVDWFTLQHYDRFNGKYVPFITTIDYELYFSGSVN
- a CDS encoding glycosyltransferase, which encodes MKNKWLLALTLVLALTLTQAAGPVQAQAGGKQEAVVCFSPKMVQLKSDMQKVWIDHTIWTRSYIVSAISNNPDQKDVLNRLLRNQQDIGDVFKPYYGEAAGNKLAELLKEHIGIAGKIVAAAKAGNQAEVKKLQADWHKNADDIATFLSALNPNWPFKVVQEMLYEHLQLVTDIVLNCLNGDWEADIAATDKNEIHMIHLADVLSSGIIKQFPEKF
- a CDS encoding phosphotransferase, which codes for MLLTTEDQLIGEIAGWLKKHLSVELLSAGRVNRGLMNEKWIIGTNKGRLFVKCYHPGRFKMDDPEFRSKIEHALQQQLLWYQSGGPCPEPLTMEGRCMHILPCGRYMSVMTCCPGVMVPAGMIGEQAMHSLGRAAADMHTVWDSAGASGVGATVPAGEPAWQLSREEMERTWEVSWEAARSSSGRVRSALQLQKAVADSLGDDDFTPLTAGWAHLDLWADNLLFEGDALAAIVDFDRARYSFPALDLGRAVLSGTLGGSGFRRDAVAAFAEGYRSVQPLPPGSLLKAVKYVWCIESLWWIKPALESSSSVPVRFAEEMIYTAEHWDQLDTLLGDI